One stretch of Tepiditoga spiralis DNA includes these proteins:
- the polA gene encoding DNA polymerase I: MGDLYLIDGTGIAYRAFFALDTWLKNSKGLTTNAILGTSRMMLKLLNDFIRKDEDSILFVMDKKTKTYRNELLESYKANRPKAPDEFIEQIPYILNMVEYMGINVTSADGYEADDIIATAAVKYKDLYDNIYIVTSDKDMMQLIKENIFILRPEKGITDIVMYEENRVKEKMGVPPKKIIDLLSLMGDSADNIPGVKGIGIKTAQKLLNVYNDIEDIYEHIEELKGAIKTKLIAGKDMAYLSKRLVRLQYDAPLNYEKKDLIYTGFTDKFQDYLKELEFKRIIKELGFENEEKIESQENDYSKKVEYELFASENVKDLYKKIEKSSKISFDLETTSLIPNKAKVLGVALSPEPFVGYYLDLSNETEEKKKEILTELSNLIIKKDIIGQNIKYDISVLKNYDINIENIYFDTMIGAFLISPDSRRFNMDDLAEKYLNYKTTKYKEVMSGTLFSKTLKDVNIESVKDYASEDADITHRLYKVIYPKVNASKLDRILNEVELPLIPVLAEMETNGVYFDTKYLKQLEGEFSKKVNQLMIDMENLAGYPFNPNSPKQVGELLYKKIGLKGKKKTKTGSYSTDAESLEYLKGQHPIIEKILENRKYQKLLSTYVIAIPKMVNEKTGRVHTSFNQTGTSTGRLSSSDPNLQNLPIREEEGGRIRKAVKPQSEDGILLSADYSQIELRVLAHISKDETLINAYKHGKDIHTITASKIFGISEEEVDSHARRVGKTVNFSIVYGVSGYGLAQRVGIGVAQAQTFINKYFELYKGVGSYQKSILEFAKNNGYVETLMGRKRFIKNIRANKNEIERMAINSPIQGTAADIMKLAMIKLYKNLPSYAKMILQVHDEIVIELPKSKLEEVKPILKDCMENAFKLDVPLEIDMKYGDYWMK; this comes from the coding sequence ATGGGCGACTTATATTTAATAGATGGAACAGGTATAGCATATAGAGCATTTTTTGCACTTGATACATGGTTAAAAAATTCAAAAGGGTTAACAACTAATGCAATACTTGGAACATCAAGAATGATGCTAAAACTTTTAAATGATTTTATTAGAAAAGATGAGGATTCTATTTTATTTGTAATGGATAAAAAGACAAAAACTTATAGAAATGAACTCTTAGAATCTTACAAAGCCAATAGACCAAAAGCTCCTGATGAATTTATAGAACAAATCCCATATATTTTAAATATGGTTGAATATATGGGGATAAATGTTACTTCTGCTGATGGTTATGAAGCTGATGATATTATTGCAACAGCAGCTGTTAAATATAAAGATTTATATGACAATATTTATATAGTAACTTCTGATAAAGATATGATGCAATTAATAAAAGAAAATATCTTTATCTTAAGACCAGAAAAAGGAATAACAGATATTGTCATGTATGAAGAAAATAGAGTTAAAGAAAAAATGGGAGTTCCACCAAAAAAAATAATAGATCTTTTATCCTTAATGGGAGATTCTGCTGATAATATACCTGGAGTTAAAGGAATAGGTATAAAAACAGCACAAAAGTTATTGAATGTTTATAATGATATAGAAGATATTTATGAACATATAGAAGAGTTAAAGGGTGCTATTAAGACTAAATTAATAGCTGGAAAAGATATGGCTTATTTGAGTAAAAGATTGGTTAGACTTCAATACGATGCTCCTTTAAACTATGAAAAAAAAGATTTAATTTATACAGGCTTTACCGATAAATTTCAGGATTATTTAAAAGAACTTGAATTTAAAAGAATAATCAAAGAACTTGGATTTGAAAATGAAGAAAAAATTGAGTCTCAAGAAAATGATTATTCAAAAAAGGTTGAATATGAACTTTTTGCTTCTGAAAATGTAAAAGACCTATATAAAAAAATAGAAAAATCTTCTAAAATATCTTTTGATTTAGAAACAACTTCTTTAATACCAAACAAAGCAAAAGTTTTAGGAGTTGCTCTTTCACCTGAACCATTTGTTGGATATTATTTAGACCTTTCAAATGAAACTGAAGAAAAGAAAAAAGAAATTCTAACTGAACTATCAAATTTAATAATAAAAAAAGATATAATAGGGCAAAATATAAAGTATGATATTTCTGTTTTAAAAAACTATGATATAAATATTGAAAATATCTATTTTGATACCATGATTGGGGCATTTTTAATAAGCCCAGATAGTAGAAGATTCAATATGGATGATCTTGCTGAAAAGTATTTAAACTATAAAACTACAAAGTACAAAGAAGTTATGAGTGGAACTTTATTTTCAAAAACATTAAAGGACGTAAATATAGAATCAGTAAAAGACTATGCTAGTGAAGATGCAGATATTACTCACAGACTTTATAAGGTAATATACCCTAAAGTTAATGCTTCAAAATTAGATAGAATTTTGAATGAAGTTGAATTACCATTAATACCTGTTCTTGCTGAAATGGAAACAAATGGAGTATACTTTGACACAAAGTATTTGAAGCAACTTGAAGGAGAATTTTCTAAAAAAGTAAATCAGTTGATGATTGATATGGAAAATCTTGCTGGTTATCCTTTCAATCCAAACTCTCCTAAACAAGTTGGAGAACTTTTATATAAAAAAATTGGATTGAAAGGAAAAAAGAAAACTAAAACTGGATCTTATTCGACCGATGCAGAATCACTTGAATATTTAAAAGGTCAACATCCAATAATAGAAAAAATATTAGAAAATAGAAAGTATCAAAAATTATTATCAACTTATGTAATTGCAATTCCAAAGATGGTCAATGAAAAAACTGGAAGAGTACACACATCTTTTAATCAAACTGGTACTTCTACTGGTAGACTTTCAAGTAGCGATCCAAACCTACAAAACTTACCAATAAGAGAAGAAGAAGGCGGAAGAATAAGAAAAGCTGTAAAACCTCAAAGTGAAGATGGAATACTTTTGAGTGCAGATTATTCTCAAATAGAACTCAGAGTTTTAGCTCATATTTCAAAAGACGAAACACTAATAAATGCTTACAAACATGGAAAAGATATTCATACAATAACTGCTTCAAAAATCTTTGGAATTTCAGAAGAAGAAGTAGATTCACATGCAAGAAGAGTTGGAAAAACTGTTAACTTTTCTATTGTTTATGGTGTTTCTGGATATGGCCTTGCTCAAAGGGTTGGAATAGGGGTTGCTCAAGCTCAAACATTTATAAACAAATATTTTGAATTATATAAAGGTGTTGGAAGTTATCAAAAGAGTATTCTTGAATTTGCTAAAAATAATGGTTATGTTGAAACATTAATGGGAAGAAAAAGATTTATAAAAAATATTAGAGCAAATAAAAATGAAATAGAAAGAATGGCTATAAATTCACCAATACAAGGTACAGCAGCAGATATAATGAAACTTGCAATGATAAAACTGTATAAAAATTTACCAAGTTATGCAAAAATGATACTACAAGTACATGATGAAATTGTAATTGAACTACCTAAAAGTAAACTTGAAGAAGTAAAACCAATACTAAAAGATTGTATGGAAAATGCCTTTAAACTTGATGTACCGCTTGAAATTGATATGAAATATGGAGATTATTGGATGAAGTAG
- a CDS encoding MgtC/SapB family protein, whose translation MNYIDIIIRIITASFAGSAIGYNREKINRPAGIRTHALLALGSAILTILSMDIFYDPLTKAGDPGRIAAQVVSGIGFLGAGTILKNGNKVKGLTTAATLWVSASIGITFGSGSYFIGSVALIITLIVLSFNKISKHLTDEVTIEIVLKENKSHKKILEKISETNFNLVNADLSQKDEGRLYFTFKNIDEKNISDIQKKLLLLDSIESLGILDNN comes from the coding sequence ATGAATTATATAGATATAATAATTAGAATAATAACAGCATCTTTTGCTGGTAGTGCAATTGGTTACAATAGAGAAAAAATAAATAGACCTGCTGGAATCAGAACACACGCTCTTCTAGCTCTAGGATCAGCAATCTTAACTATACTTTCTATGGATATTTTTTATGACCCTTTAACTAAAGCTGGTGATCCTGGAAGAATAGCTGCACAAGTAGTTTCAGGTATAGGATTTCTTGGAGCCGGTACTATATTAAAAAATGGAAATAAGGTAAAAGGACTGACCACAGCTGCAACTTTATGGGTATCAGCTTCAATTGGTATTACCTTTGGTAGTGGTTCTTATTTTATTGGCAGTGTAGCCTTAATTATAACTTTAATAGTTCTTTCTTTTAATAAAATTTCAAAACATTTGACTGACGAAGTTACAATTGAAATTGTTTTAAAAGAAAACAAATCTCATAAAAAAATTTTAGAAAAAATATCAGAAACAAATTTTAATTTAGTAAATGCCGATCTCTCTCAAAAAGATGAAGGACGTTTATACTTTACTTTTAAAAACATTGATGAAAAAAATATCTCTGATATACAAAAAAAACTTTTACTTTTAGATTCAATTGAAAGTTTAGGTATATTGGATAATAATTAA
- a CDS encoding acetyl-CoA C-acetyltransferase, producing the protein MRKIYIVEAKRTAVGSFGGALKDLTASELGAIAIKEVIKDVDPKNINQVVVGNVLQAGQGMGPARQASIKAGIPVEVPAYTINMICGSGMKAIMLAANEIKLGADLVVAAGMESMSNAPYNLPSKSRFGSKFGDMKVTDHMIREGLWDVFNDYHMGVTAENLVEKYGITREEMDELSAMSQNRAEEAIKAGKFKDEIIPVEIKTRKGTVTVDTDEYPRFGTTVEKLAKLRPAFKKDGTVTAGNSSGINDGASAMLLASEEAVKKYNLKPIAEIVAYDQGGVDPAYMGMGPVAAISNLFEKYTEYELKDMELLELNEAFAAQSLANIKALTEKYNLTKEWFTERTNVNGGAIAIGHPIGASGNRITVTLIHEMKKRNLNIGLASLCIGGGMGTAIVIKNVK; encoded by the coding sequence ATGAGAAAAATATATATAGTAGAAGCAAAAAGAACAGCAGTAGGAAGTTTTGGAGGAGCATTAAAAGACTTAACAGCATCGGAGTTAGGAGCAATAGCAATAAAAGAAGTGATAAAAGATGTTGATCCAAAAAATATAAATCAAGTAGTAGTAGGAAATGTATTACAAGCAGGACAAGGGATGGGACCAGCAAGACAAGCATCGATAAAAGCAGGTATACCAGTAGAAGTGCCAGCATACACAATAAACATGATATGTGGAAGTGGAATGAAGGCAATAATGCTTGCAGCAAATGAAATAAAATTAGGAGCAGACTTGGTAGTAGCGGCAGGAATGGAAAGCATGTCAAATGCACCATACAACTTACCTTCAAAATCAAGATTTGGAAGTAAGTTTGGAGATATGAAAGTAACGGATCATATGATACGAGAAGGACTTTGGGATGTATTCAACGACTATCATATGGGAGTAACAGCAGAAAACTTAGTAGAAAAGTATGGAATAACAAGAGAAGAAATGGATGAACTATCAGCAATGAGTCAAAATAGAGCAGAAGAAGCAATAAAAGCAGGGAAGTTTAAAGATGAAATAATACCAGTAGAAATAAAAACAAGAAAAGGAACAGTAACAGTAGATACAGATGAATATCCAAGATTTGGAACAACAGTAGAAAAACTAGCAAAATTGAGACCAGCATTCAAAAAAGATGGAACAGTAACAGCAGGGAACTCATCAGGAATAAATGATGGGGCAAGTGCAATGCTATTAGCATCAGAAGAAGCAGTAAAAAAATATAACTTAAAACCAATAGCAGAAATAGTGGCATACGATCAAGGAGGAGTAGATCCAGCATACATGGGAATGGGACCAGTTGCAGCAATAAGTAATCTCTTTGAAAAATATACAGAATATGAATTAAAAGATATGGAATTATTAGAATTAAATGAAGCCTTTGCAGCACAATCATTGGCAAATATAAAGGCACTTACAGAAAAGTATAACTTAACAAAAGAATGGTTTACTGAAAGAACAAATGTAAATGGAGGAGCAATAGCAATAGGGCATCCAATAGGAGCATCAGGAAACAGAATAACAGTAACATTGATACATGAAATGAAAAAGAGAAATTTAAATATAGGATTGGCATCATTGTGTATTGGTGGAGGTATGGGAACTGCTATTGTTATTAAAAATGTTAAATAA
- a CDS encoding beta-ketoacyl-ACP reductase — protein MRMEDKICVVTGGARGIGEGIVRKFAQEGAKMVFACDMNINEELNKVENIRSVKLDVTDRDAIKEFVDKVVEEFEKIDVLVNNAGITKDALIQRMSEEAWDAVINVNLKGVFNMTQFIAPIMIKKGKGSIISTSSIVGVFGNIGQTNYAATKGGVISMTKTWAKEFSRKGAQVRSNAIAPGFIKTPMTEAMPEKILNSIAEKVPLKRMGEVEDIANAALFLASDESSYVNGQILGVDGGLVI, from the coding sequence ATGAGAATGGAAGATAAAATTTGTGTCGTAACAGGTGGAGCAAGAGGAATTGGTGAAGGTATAGTAAGAAAGTTTGCGCAAGAAGGTGCAAAAATGGTTTTTGCTTGTGATATGAATATAAATGAAGAATTAAATAAGGTAGAAAATATAAGAAGTGTAAAATTAGATGTTACGGATAGAGATGCAATAAAAGAATTTGTAGATAAAGTTGTAGAAGAATTTGAAAAAATAGATGTTTTAGTAAACAATGCAGGAATAACAAAAGATGCATTAATTCAAAGAATGAGTGAAGAAGCATGGGATGCAGTTATAAATGTTAATTTAAAAGGTGTATTCAACATGACTCAATTCATAGCTCCTATAATGATAAAAAAAGGAAAAGGCAGTATAATATCTACTTCATCAATAGTTGGTGTATTTGGAAATATAGGGCAAACGAACTATGCAGCAACAAAAGGTGGAGTAATATCAATGACAAAGACATGGGCAAAGGAATTTTCAAGAAAAGGTGCTCAAGTAAGGTCAAATGCAATTGCTCCAGGTTTTATAAAAACACCTATGACAGAAGCTATGCCTGAAAAAATATTAAATTCAATAGCTGAAAAAGTACCTCTTAAAAGGATGGGAGAAGTTGAAGATATAGCAAATGCTGCGCTTTTCCTTGCAAGCGATGAATCGTCGTATGTAAATGGTCAAATTCTTGGTGTAGATGGAGGACTTGTAATATAA
- a CDS encoding OAM dimerization domain-containing protein has protein sequence MSGGLYSMSSKDFDKTLNLKAIKPYGDTMNDGKTQLSFTLPVPYGDEASEAAKQLMKKMGFENPQVVYSKELTKGFTYFVCYGSCTHTVDYTTIHVPKVESTTWSMKETDEYIKEHIGRKIVIIGASTGTDAHTVGIDAIMNMKGFAGHYGLERYKMFETLNMGSQVLNEDFVAKAIEMNADVLLVSQTVTQKDIHIKNLTELVEILEAEGIRDKVILIAGGPRISHELVKELGYDAGFGPNSYADDVASYVAQEMVRRIEGGNEK, from the coding sequence ATGAGCGGTGGATTATATTCTATGAGTAGTAAAGACTTTGATAAAACATTGAATTTAAAAGCTATAAAACCATATGGAGATACAATGAATGATGGTAAGACACAATTGAGTTTTACGCTTCCAGTACCCTATGGAGATGAAGCATCAGAAGCAGCAAAGCAATTAATGAAAAAAATGGGGTTTGAAAATCCACAAGTTGTGTATTCTAAAGAATTGACTAAAGGTTTTACATACTTTGTATGTTATGGAAGCTGTACTCATACAGTAGACTATACAACAATTCATGTACCAAAAGTAGAATCTACAACTTGGAGTATGAAAGAAACAGACGAATATATAAAAGAACATATAGGAAGAAAAATAGTTATAATAGGTGCAAGTACAGGAACAGATGCACATACTGTTGGAATAGATGCAATAATGAATATGAAGGGTTTTGCGGGTCATTATGGACTTGAAAGATATAAAATGTTCGAAACATTAAATATGGGAAGTCAAGTTTTAAATGAAGACTTTGTAGCAAAGGCAATAGAAATGAATGCAGATGTATTATTAGTTTCTCAAACAGTAACACAAAAAGATATACATATAAAAAATTTAACTGAACTTGTAGAAATTTTAGAAGCAGAAGGAATAAGAGATAAGGTAATATTAATTGCAGGTGGACCAAGAATTTCTCATGAATTGGTAAAAGAACTTGGATATGATGCTGGATTTGGACCAAATTCTTATGCTGATGATGTTGCATCTTATGTTGCACAAGAAATGGTTAGAAGAATAGAAGGGGGAAATGAAAAATGA